In the genome of Rhodoferax fermentans, one region contains:
- a CDS encoding pilus assembly protein PilP, whose amino-acid sequence MSARRLIFSLLLPLTVLSACTGASENELREWMAQQKSQTFPKVVPLSEPKQFKPENYTETTEFDPFSAKKLTLALKKDSAQASSNAALLEPELMRRKEPLEEFPLDTIALVGSMVRDGKPVALVTVGKLLYQVRVGEHLGQNYGRITKIVETEVTLREIVQDAAGEWIERTASLQLQERSK is encoded by the coding sequence ATGAGCGCCCGTCGTTTGATTTTTTCGCTGTTGTTGCCTCTGACGGTGTTGAGTGCGTGTACCGGTGCGTCTGAGAACGAACTGCGTGAATGGATGGCGCAGCAAAAAAGCCAGACGTTTCCCAAAGTGGTTCCCTTGTCCGAACCCAAGCAGTTCAAGCCAGAAAATTACACCGAGACAACCGAGTTTGACCCCTTCAGTGCCAAGAAGCTGACCTTGGCGCTGAAGAAGGATTCAGCACAAGCCTCTTCCAACGCCGCTTTGCTTGAGCCGGAGTTGATGCGACGTAAAGAGCCACTTGAGGAGTTCCCTCTGGACACGATCGCCTTGGTGGGCAGCATGGTTCGCGACGGCAAACCCGTTGCGTTGGTAACTGTGGGCAAATTGTTGTATCAAGTCCGTGTAGGGGAGCATTTGGGACAGAACTATGGCCGCATAACAAAAATCGTTGAGACAGAAGTCACCCTGCGTGAAATTGTTCAGGACGCAGCGGGTGAGTGGATTGAACGCACTGCGTCATTGCAGCTGCAAGAGAGGTCAAAATGA
- a CDS encoding type 4a pilus biogenesis protein PilO has translation MAKSLNFSVDFKPWLDAAAEQFRNLDSKDPSNWPNLPRQTLFAVLALAVVVFLWFIWLTDSKDELIAAQEQEVKLRDEYQVKLAKAVNLEALKKQREQVQQYVTQLEKQLPSKAEMDALLSDINQAGIGRSLQFDLFRPGQVVVREYYAELPISVRVTGRYHDIGSFAADISNLSRIVTLNNMSIVPVKDNALAMEAVAKTFRYLDAQEVSAQRKATAGAKK, from the coding sequence ATGGCAAAGTCTCTTAACTTTTCTGTCGATTTCAAGCCTTGGCTGGACGCTGCTGCTGAACAGTTCCGCAACCTAGATAGCAAGGACCCATCCAACTGGCCCAACTTGCCTCGTCAAACCCTGTTTGCTGTGCTGGCGCTGGCGGTGGTTGTTTTTTTATGGTTTATTTGGTTGACCGACTCAAAGGATGAGCTGATCGCTGCACAGGAGCAGGAGGTCAAGTTGCGAGATGAGTACCAAGTCAAGTTGGCCAAAGCCGTGAACCTTGAGGCCCTCAAGAAGCAGCGTGAGCAGGTTCAGCAGTATGTGACGCAGTTGGAGAAGCAGCTGCCCAGCAAAGCGGAGATGGATGCCTTGTTATCGGACATCAACCAGGCGGGTATTGGCCGAAGTTTGCAGTTTGACTTGTTCCGGCCGGGCCAAGTCGTGGTGCGTGAATACTATGCAGAGCTGCCTATATCCGTGAGAGTGACAGGGCGCTACCACGATATTGGTTCATTTGCAGCCGATATTTCCAACCTGTCGCGGATTGTGACGCTCAACAACATGTCGATTGTGCCGGTCAAGGACAATGCCTTGGCGATGGAGGCTGTTGCCAAGACCTTTCGTTACCTGGATGCACAAGAGGTCAGCGCCCAGCGCAAAGCCACGGCTGGAGCCAAAAAATGA
- a CDS encoding PilN domain-containing protein: MILINLLPHREAARKRRKDVFNVGLMMSVLAGGLLAGCIYLWFHAQISDQQDKNQILSSEIAQFDRQIKDIAGLEAEIAALRARQQAVEDLQADRNMPVHLLTELVGQLPEGVYITSMRQEGQSVALQGVSQSNERVSELLRNLSTKSAWLNRPELIEIVAGSVSLTPRDQRRVANFKINVKLVRAGEAGNVVPPVSAAGKLAAASSPLAK; this comes from the coding sequence GTGATACTGATCAATCTACTTCCCCACCGGGAAGCCGCTCGCAAACGCCGCAAGGATGTGTTCAATGTTGGATTGATGATGTCCGTCTTGGCAGGCGGATTGCTTGCGGGGTGTATTTATCTGTGGTTTCATGCACAAATCTCTGATCAGCAGGACAAGAACCAGATACTGAGTTCTGAAATTGCCCAGTTTGACCGGCAAATCAAAGACATTGCGGGTTTGGAGGCCGAGATTGCCGCTTTGCGTGCCCGCCAGCAGGCGGTGGAAGACTTGCAGGCGGATCGCAACATGCCGGTCCATTTGCTCACTGAGTTGGTCGGGCAGTTGCCTGAAGGTGTTTACATCACCAGCATGCGGCAGGAGGGGCAAAGTGTGGCTTTGCAGGGCGTGTCGCAGTCGAATGAACGTGTGTCCGAGTTGTTGCGTAACCTGAGCACCAAGTCTGCTTGGTTGAATCGCCCGGAGCTGATCGAAATTGTGGCCGGGTCTGTCAGCCTGACACCGCGTGACCAGCGTCGGGTTGCCAATTTCAAAATCAATGTGAAGCTGGTGCGGGCAGGCGAAGCGGGCAACGTTGTGCCGCCTGTGAGTGCTGCGGGCAAACTGGCTGCAGCTTCTTCCCCTTTGGCAAAGTGA
- a CDS encoding pilus assembly protein PilM, with translation MLSLGSLFSRQPAAMLGLDVSSSSVKLVELGQDRAGKLILENCAIIPLERGWITDGNIEKFDEVADAVRRLVKKSGTKTRNVAMALPPSAVITKKIVLPGGLSDQELELQVETEANQYIPFPLDEVSLDFCIVGPSANSSGDVEVLIAASRREKVQDIQGLAEAAGLKPVIVDVESYASRLAASRLIANMPNQGVGSIVALFEVGAMTTSMQVIRNDEVLYDRDQAFGGAQLTQMIIRQYGFSLEEAESKKRTGELPDDYKALVLQPFLESLVQEVSRALQFFFTSSPHNKVDRVMLAGGSASLPGLTAAVTQQTGFACSVVNPFEGMEMSPSIRLNKMEREAPSYLTSCGLALRRFLQ, from the coding sequence TTGCTTTCTTTGGGCTCGTTATTCAGTCGTCAACCTGCAGCCATGCTGGGTTTGGATGTCAGTTCGTCAAGCGTCAAGCTGGTTGAGCTGGGTCAGGATCGGGCGGGAAAGTTGATTTTGGAGAACTGCGCGATCATTCCGCTGGAGCGGGGCTGGATCACGGATGGCAACATCGAAAAGTTCGACGAAGTGGCCGATGCGGTGCGTCGACTGGTCAAAAAGAGTGGCACCAAAACCAGAAATGTCGCCATGGCGCTGCCCCCGTCAGCGGTGATCACCAAAAAAATTGTGCTACCAGGGGGCTTGTCTGACCAAGAGCTGGAGCTTCAGGTTGAGACCGAGGCCAACCAGTACATCCCGTTTCCCTTGGATGAGGTCAGCTTGGACTTTTGTATTGTGGGTCCGAGTGCCAATTCTTCGGGGGATGTCGAGGTGCTGATTGCCGCTTCTCGGCGCGAAAAAGTGCAAGACATTCAAGGCTTGGCAGAGGCGGCAGGCTTGAAGCCCGTGATTGTGGATGTGGAGTCCTATGCTTCCCGGCTGGCGGCCAGTCGACTGATCGCCAACATGCCCAACCAAGGTGTTGGCAGCATCGTGGCCTTGTTTGAGGTCGGTGCCATGACCACCAGCATGCAGGTCATTCGCAATGATGAAGTACTGTATGACCGCGATCAGGCTTTTGGTGGTGCGCAGCTCACCCAGATGATCATTCGGCAGTACGGTTTTTCACTGGAAGAAGCTGAGAGCAAAAAGCGCACCGGTGAGTTGCCTGATGATTACAAGGCGTTGGTGTTGCAGCCGTTTCTCGAAAGTCTGGTGCAGGAAGTCAGCCGTGCGCTGCAGTTCTTTTTCACCAGCAGTCCGCACAACAAGGTGGACAGGGTGATGCTTGCTGGCGGGTCGGCGTCCCTGCCCGGGTTGACAGCGGCTGTCACCCAACAAACCGGGTTTGCCTGCAGTGTTGTGAATCCGTTTGAAGGTATGGAGATGTCGCCTTCGATTCGGCTCAACAAAATGGAGCGCGAGGCGCCGTCTTACCTCACCTCTTGTGGCTTGGCTTTGCGGAGATTTTTGCAGTGA
- a CDS encoding penicillin-binding protein 1A produces the protein MVGGVLLAGLASLLMIVAIAMAMAYPNLPDVSELSDYRPKLPLRVFSAEGTLIGEFGEERRHLTPIKDIPKVMKDAVLAIEDARFYQHGGVDYIGVARAALANLGQIKSQGASTITMQVARNVYLSSEKTYTRKIYEILLTFKMEHLLSKDQILEIYMNQIFLGNRAYGFAAASEAYFGKQLKDISVAEAAMLAGLPKAPSAYNPISNPKRAKTRQLYIIQRMLENGFITPEQAELATQEVVKIRSSADSAQVHAEYFTETVRQLIYAQYGDSTYTRGLNVYTTLRAADQIAAYQALRRGIMNYERRQVYRGPEKFVSMPQDAQGTEDVIDEALLEHPDNGDVLSAVVLEANPKMIKAIRQNGDIVEITGEGLKPAQSGLSDKAPSNIKIRRGAVIRIVQTPKSTWEITQLPEVEGAFVAIDPRTGAIRALVGGFDFEKNKFNHVTQAWRQPGSSFKPFIYSAALENGVTPATIVNDGPLFFSAGVTGGQPWEPKNYDGKFEGPMSLRRGLALSKNMVSIRVLQVVGAQHAQDWVTRFGFDAEKHPAYLTMALGAGSVTPMQMATAYSVFANGGYRVNPWIVSSITDQKGRVLAQTPVPVLDESVRAIDARNAFVMDSLLQEVARSGTAASAQAKLKRPDLFGKTGTTNDSMDAWFAGFQPSLAAVTWIGYDTPRKLGSRETGGGLSLPVWIEFMAQALKNVPVAELPVPEGVVNIDGEWFFNEYTKSTGIATLGLDGGGKAVDSQQVIPMPVADEKKKILDLFKN, from the coding sequence ATGGTCGGCGGCGTGTTGTTGGCCGGTTTGGCTTCGCTGTTGATGATTGTGGCGATTGCCATGGCCATGGCCTACCCCAATCTGCCCGATGTCTCGGAGTTGTCTGACTACCGCCCGAAGTTGCCGCTGCGCGTCTTTTCGGCCGAAGGCACCCTGATTGGGGAATTTGGTGAGGAGCGGCGCCATCTGACGCCCATCAAAGACATCCCCAAGGTCATGAAAGATGCGGTGCTGGCCATCGAAGATGCCCGGTTCTATCAGCATGGTGGGGTGGATTACATTGGTGTGGCACGCGCCGCGCTGGCGAATCTGGGCCAGATCAAGAGCCAGGGCGCATCGACCATCACCATGCAGGTGGCGCGCAATGTGTATCTGTCGTCTGAAAAAACCTACACGCGCAAGATTTACGAGATTTTGTTGACCTTCAAGATGGAGCACTTGCTGAGCAAGGACCAGATTCTTGAGATCTACATGAACCAGATTTTTCTCGGCAACCGCGCCTATGGTTTTGCTGCAGCCTCCGAGGCCTATTTTGGCAAGCAGCTGAAGGACATCAGCGTGGCAGAAGCCGCCATGCTGGCGGGTTTGCCCAAGGCCCCGTCGGCCTACAACCCCATCAGCAACCCCAAACGCGCCAAAACACGCCAGCTCTACATCATCCAGCGCATGCTCGAAAACGGCTTCATCACCCCCGAGCAGGCCGAACTCGCCACGCAAGAGGTGGTGAAGATCAGGTCCTCGGCCGACAGCGCCCAAGTACACGCCGAATACTTCACGGAAACCGTGCGCCAGCTGATTTACGCCCAGTATGGCGACTCGACCTACACCCGTGGTCTGAACGTCTACACCACGCTGCGGGCGGCCGACCAGATCGCCGCCTACCAGGCCCTGCGCCGGGGCATCATGAATTACGAACGTCGGCAGGTGTACCGGGGCCCGGAGAAGTTTGTCAGCATGCCCCAGGACGCCCAAGGCACCGAAGATGTGATTGACGAGGCCCTGCTGGAGCATCCTGACAACGGTGATGTGTTGTCCGCCGTGGTGCTGGAGGCCAACCCCAAGATGATCAAGGCGATCCGCCAAAACGGTGACATCGTCGAAATCACCGGAGAGGGCCTCAAACCTGCGCAATCAGGCTTGTCCGACAAAGCCCCCTCCAACATCAAGATCCGCCGGGGTGCGGTGATCCGTATTGTCCAGACGCCCAAGTCCACCTGGGAGATCACCCAGTTGCCTGAAGTCGAAGGCGCCTTTGTGGCGATTGACCCCCGGACCGGCGCGATCCGGGCGCTGGTCGGTGGTTTTGATTTCGAGAAAAACAAGTTCAACCACGTCACCCAGGCCTGGCGCCAGCCGGGCTCCAGCTTCAAGCCCTTCATTTATTCAGCCGCTCTTGAAAACGGGGTGACCCCAGCCACCATCGTCAACGATGGTCCGCTCTTTTTCAGCGCGGGCGTCACCGGCGGGCAGCCTTGGGAGCCCAAAAACTACGACGGCAAGTTTGAAGGCCCGATGAGCCTGCGACGTGGTTTGGCACTGTCCAAGAACATGGTCTCGATCCGGGTCTTGCAGGTTGTCGGGGCGCAACACGCTCAGGACTGGGTCACCCGTTTTGGTTTTGATGCAGAGAAACACCCGGCCTACCTGACGATGGCGCTGGGCGCGGGTTCGGTGACCCCGATGCAGATGGCCACCGCCTACTCGGTGTTTGCCAACGGTGGCTACCGCGTCAACCCCTGGATTGTGTCGAGTATCACCGACCAAAAAGGCAGGGTTCTGGCCCAAACCCCGGTGCCTGTGCTCGATGAGTCGGTGCGAGCCATTGATGCACGCAATGCCTTTGTCATGGACAGTCTGCTGCAGGAGGTGGCTCGTTCCGGCACGGCAGCCTCAGCACAAGCCAAGCTAAAGCGGCCTGACCTGTTCGGCAAAACCGGTACCACCAACGACTCCATGGATGCGTGGTTTGCCGGTTTTCAGCCCAGCCTGGCTGCAGTGACTTGGATTGGTTATGACACACCACGCAAACTGGGTAGCCGGGAAACGGGTGGCGGCTTGAGCTTGCCGGTGTGGATTGAGTTCATGGCACAAGCCCTCAAGAATGTGCCCGTGGCCGAGCTGCCGGTACCAGAAGGTGTGGTCAACATCGATGGGGAGTGGTTCTTCAAC